The following DNA comes from Candidatus Binataceae bacterium.
AGCGCCATGCCCGTAGCGCCATGTCGCGCATCGCCCTAACCGACAACGTCGATGAAATGACCGCCATGTGCTTCGACGTTCCCCGCTCGTCCATCGCTACATTTGATCGGCGTTGCTTTCGCCGGATGCGGACCGAGCATAGCCAGATATGCCGGCGGATTCTAATCGAAGGTCTCCGCCTTAGGCGGCGGCAAGTTCGCTGTCATGGCAGATGCGATCCCATAATGTACAATCGTTCGGGATTGGGAGTATGATTCGCCATCATGTCCACGGCACAAGTCAGCGCGGAGCTGCTCTCCGCGATCGCGCTGCTGATAGTCTTTCTGCTCGCGCTCTCGACTTTTCAGAAACGAAGCTCGCGCCGGCGTCATGCCGCTTCGCTCTTCGTGAACCGGGCGGCGCCCATCGCCAGATGGCTGCTCGGATTCCTGGTCGTAGCCTATTTGCTGTTCATCGCGTTCCAGTTGCAGCATCAGGCCCCGCCGGCAATGAAGTGAGCGAGCCCGGGCCGCGGCGGATGCGGTTTTGCTTCACCACCCGCGTAGAGTAACCTGACGCCGGGAGAACCCTGATGATCTTGACGCTGCGATGGACCTTCGCGCTTATCCTTGTGCTGCTGATTTTCGCTTCGACCGCCCGCGCAGCCGATGATGCGGTTGGGCAGGGACGCGAACTTTACCTCGAATATTGTGGATCGTGTCACGGGCTGACCGGCGAAGGCGACGGTCCGGTGGCGCACTCATTGACGACTCCGCCAGCCAATCTGCGGCTGCTTTCGGACCGCTTCGGGAATCCGTTGCCCGAAGACCAGGTCGCCCGCTTTATCGACGGCCGCGCCGAGGTCAAGGCTCACGGTCCGCGCGACATGCCGGTATGGGGCAAACGCTTCTATTCGCAAACGCACGACGAAGCCGCCGTCCGTGCGATGATTCGGGATCTGGTCGCCTATCTCCAGTCGATCCAGACCGGCGCGCGGCACGCGCACCAGTAGCGCCGCGGCATGCGTCTTGTCGAAGACAAGGAAAGGATGCGCCGGCTCGCGCTCGGCGTCGCCGTCGGCACGACGTTGGCGAACCTTTCGCTCCGGTACGATGACTACGAGGATGACTGGTCAGTCGTGGACCGGGCGCCGATCTTCTTCTTCATTTTGTAACTGGCGCGCCTTCATGCGCAGCTGCTCGCCAAACTCGGGGTCGCGTGCGCTCCAATGATCGGCCAGCTCCAACAGCCAAGCCGACTTTGCGAGTTGCGTCTCATACATTCGGTCCCGGAAGCCCATAGCCACATCCCCGCCTCGTCTTCAAGGTTTATGCACTGCTCTGCCGAGCACCCGGCCCACAATCGAATCCAGAGCGTATAGCGCCGCGAGGATGATGGTCGTGCCCGCCGCGCTGAACAAGGCGGAAAACGCGACGGTCGGCGCCAACTGCGGACGCGCGTCGTAGAGCAGTTCTCCCCACACGATGGCGGCCGTCAAAGCCACCCAAACCAGGACGACCTGTCTCCTGACGGTCATCCAGGCCGCCTCAATACTCCGGCCACGATCAGCCCGGCAGTAACCATTGCGCTGGCAGTCAGCGTCAACGGAGCCCGTCCGTCGGCATTGCCGGGAACGATCTGGACCAGCACGACTATCGTGCCCAATCCGGTCGCCAACATAACGACCAAAGCAGTCAGAACTTTGATTCGCGTCATCGTGCCACCTCGTTCAGGGGCAGGACGGATCTGATGTCTGGCAGCTGGAGGTTTACCCGTCTGTAGAGAAGAGCATGTCAGCAAGCAGCATGCCGTCAGCTTTTCCGGCCTTTGCCGTTCTCAAACCGCCTCTGTCAGCGTCGCGCGCAAAGGCCGTTGCGGCTATGCAACTGAGCCGCGCTCGATAATCTACCCGCGGAAGTTGCCGGCTATTTTTTGGTTGTTTGTGATGATTCCGGTGGGAACGCCCGGAGCCCGCCCGGCCAGACCGTCACATCAGACCGCTACATGAAACTCTTGGGGCGACGGGCCAAGGGGGCACCGCCGATCTTTCTGGATATTCCCAGATCTTCCCCGCCATGACGCGGCCGTCGGCGGGCATGCGCTATTTCACCAACTGGCGCAGCTCGTCGAGCGAGATGCATCTGCCCTGCCGGACCAACTCCAGGTTGAACCTCGTAAGCTCCGGACTTCCAGGGCAATTCGAATCCCCCTCCTGAGCACGCCCCGGACATTTCTCAAAGATTCGTATCCGGTCATCGCGGAAGGTCTTGCATGCCTCGGCAGTGTCGAAAGCCTGAAGCAGCCGCCAATCGCCGATGGGCGCTGAGGGATTCAACGTCTGGCGCAAGCACGCGGCATTTGAGCCAGCGGCGCACGCTTGTGAGACCGGGCTCTCCTGGAAAGGAGGCACAAGCAGATACACGACCAGCGCGAGCGCGGCAGCGTGGCGGAGATTCATCGGGGTCAGTTTACACTCCTGCATGAGCGGTAACGAGCCGTGAGGAGTGGCGGCGGGTCAATCGCGCTCTCCTTCGACGATCGAGAGTGCCGAGGGATTGTGGACAATCCTCGTGAGCTTCAGCCCTGCACGTTTATACAGATCCCGGAACTCGTCCGCGGTGCGCTCCCGCCCCTTCAATTGGATCATCATGAAGAGGTCGATAATCTTGCCGGGATGCGGTTGGTTGCCCGGCGGCAGGACCGCGATGATGGTAAGTACGCGCCCGTCTTTCGTCATTGCCTCGCGGCACAGGCGCAGTAGCTTGACGCAATCCTCATCGTCCCAGTCCATGAGGATTCTCTTCGTGATGTATGCATCGCCGCCGGCCGGAACGGATTGAAGAAAATTGCCGCCGACCAGCTCGCAGCGGTCGAGAACTCCGGCTGCGGCCAGGTACTCAGCCTCCTTCACGATGAGCGGATGGTCATAGAGCACGCTCTTGGCGGCTGGATTGCGCTTGAGAATTTCTGCGAGAAGGCCGCCGCGCCCTCCTCCGACGTCGACGATCCGCTTAAACGACGAAAAATCGTAGCTGTCAACGATGGCAGCGACCTCTGCGGCGGCGAAACTCGCGACACCCCTCGACCACCATCGGTTCGCCGACGGAGAGCCGGCCAGATGCGAATAGAAATCGGTCCCGTACACGCGATCGAATTCCGGCTCACCCGTCATCGCGCAACGCTGCAAATCGCTCCACAGGTTCCACCACTTTCCTTCGCCCGTGATGTCCCCCGCCAGCCGCACGGCATCGCGCAGCGAACCGGGGACGCCGCTGCGCAGCCAGGCGGCGGGCGGCGTCAATTCGAAGCGCCCGGATGAATCCTCCGCGAAGATCCCGTTCCCGGCCAGCGCGCGCAGCAGACGGTAAAGCGGTTGCGGCCGCGCTCCCGTCGCCTGCGCCAGTTCCTCGACGCTTTCGGGGCCATCGCTCAGCAGATCGGCGATCCCCATCTCTGCGGCGACGTGCACGGCACGGGAGAGCATATAGCCTGTTGCGATTCCGAGAAGCAGGTCCTGTGAAGACTGATCGTTCGGCCTTTGCGTTTCGCCCATGTTCGATGTTCTCCTTTGGATTATTTCCACAGGCCCGCGCGACGCAGCCTATCGCATCTGTGCTTCTAAACAAAAATTGCGCAGATGTGCCGGTCTTTTCTGCCACCGAGAGTGCCTAAGCCCCGCGCACTTAAAAAAACCAATAGCGTGATTGCGGGGAAGGGAGAGCGCACTGAGAAGCTAACCGAACGGATCGAGCGCGTGGAAAACAGCGCCTCGAACCTCGGCGCTCCAATCGCCGACTGCGGTTGGACCTGCAAGGCTGCTGCTGATGGGCGCGACGGTCCTGATGGGCCCGGCTCCACGCCGAGAGCATCGAACCCGCCAGTCACTTGCGCTTTTGCGGGTTACATTGCATCTTGAGCACATTTCAACGGGTTCCCGACTGAGTTCTTTGGGAGTCAGAGCGTAATGAAGAAAGCTTCCAGGTCCAGGCGCGTCACCTCTGTCGCCGAGGGGCCGAACGGCATTTCGGTTCAGCCGTTCCATCGTCTGGAAAAAGCGCCTACGGGCATCGAGGGCTTCGATGAGGTCACTGCAGGCGGTCTTCCGCGCGGCCGCGCTTCGCTGGTATGCGGGGGCGCCGGATGCGGCAAGACTCTGTTCGCTACGGAATTCCTCGCTAATGGCGCCCGGAAATTCTCCGAACCAGGCGTGTTGATGGCTTTCGAGGAAACCAGCGAAGAATTGGTCACTAACGCCGCCTCACTCAAATTCGAGCTCGATGAACTCATCCGCCAACGGATGCTGGTGATCGATCACGTTCATGTCGATCCGCAGCAGATGTCCGAGACCGGCGAGTACGATCTGGAGGGACTCTTCATCCGGCTCCGCCACGCAATCGAATCGATCGGCGCGCGTCGCGTAGTTCTCGACACGATCGAGACCCTGTTCTCGGGATTCTCCAACGAAGGCCTGCTGCGCAGCGAGATTCGCCGCCTGTTCCAGTTTTTGAAATCGTTTGGCGTCACCGCGGTTATCACGGGCGAGCGCGGCGAAAAATCGCTCACCCGCTTCGGTCTCGAAGAGTACGTTGCGGATTGCGTGATTCTGTTCGACCATCGCATCACCGACCAGGTTTCGACGCGGCGTATGCGGGTCGTGAAATACCGCGGGAGCACGCACGGCTCCAACGAATATCCGTTTCTGATCGACGAACGAGGATTCTCGGTATTCCCGATTACGTCCCTGGGACTGGGGCACAAGATTTCCAACGAGATTGTGCCGACCGGCGTCGCCGATCTCGATGCCATGCTGGGGATGGGCGGGCTATTTCGCGGGACCACAGTGCTGATCTCGGGCACCGCGGGCACCGGGAAAACCAGCTTCGCCAGCGCGCTGGCGCGCGCGACGTGCGAAAGGGGGGAGCGCGTCCTGTATTTCGCCTTTGAGGAGTCTCCCGATCAGATTGCTCGCAACATGCGTTCAATCGGCATCGACCTGATTCCCCATATCGAGAGCGGACTGCTCTCGATTGTGGCACAACGCCCATTGATATACGGCCTCGAAAAGCACCTGGTGACAATTCACAAGGAAGTCCAGGCGTTCCAACCGGCCGTGGTTATCGTGGATCCGGTCAACTTTGCAGCCGGGGATAATGCGAGCGCCGTAAAGGTGATGCTCACCAGGCTGGTCGATTTCCTCAAAACCAGCGGCATCACAGCCTTCATGACCTACCTGACCGAAGGTGGAACCGCGCTTGAAGCCACCGAGGTCGGTATCTCCTCTATTCTTGACGTTTGGCTGCAGGTGCGGGATATCGAACTCTCCGGCGAGCGCAACCGCGGCCTCTTCGTCCTCAAGGCTCGGGGCATGAGCCATTCCAATCAGATCCGCGAATTCACCCTGGACTCAGATGGCATCCATCTGGCCAATGT
Coding sequences within:
- a CDS encoding cytochrome c, with the protein product MILTLRWTFALILVLLIFASTARAADDAVGQGRELYLEYCGSCHGLTGEGDGPVAHSLTTPPANLRLLSDRFGNPLPEDQVARFIDGRAEVKAHGPRDMPVWGKRFYSQTHDEAAVRAMIRDLVAYLQSIQTGARHAHQ
- a CDS encoding methyltransferase, translated to MGETQRPNDQSSQDLLLGIATGYMLSRAVHVAAEMGIADLLSDGPESVEELAQATGARPQPLYRLLRALAGNGIFAEDSSGRFELTPPAAWLRSGVPGSLRDAVRLAGDITGEGKWWNLWSDLQRCAMTGEPEFDRVYGTDFYSHLAGSPSANRWWSRGVASFAAAEVAAIVDSYDFSSFKRIVDVGGGRGGLLAEILKRNPAAKSVLYDHPLIVKEAEYLAAAGVLDRCELVGGNFLQSVPAGGDAYITKRILMDWDDEDCVKLLRLCREAMTKDGRVLTIIAVLPPGNQPHPGKIIDLFMMIQLKGRERTADEFRDLYKRAGLKLTRIVHNPSALSIVEGERD
- the kaiC gene encoding circadian clock protein KaiC, producing the protein MKKASRSRRVTSVAEGPNGISVQPFHRLEKAPTGIEGFDEVTAGGLPRGRASLVCGGAGCGKTLFATEFLANGARKFSEPGVLMAFEETSEELVTNAASLKFELDELIRQRMLVIDHVHVDPQQMSETGEYDLEGLFIRLRHAIESIGARRVVLDTIETLFSGFSNEGLLRSEIRRLFQFLKSFGVTAVITGERGEKSLTRFGLEEYVADCVILFDHRITDQVSTRRMRVVKYRGSTHGSNEYPFLIDERGFSVFPITSLGLGHKISNEIVPTGVADLDAMLGMGGLFRGTTVLISGTAGTGKTSFASALARATCERGERVLYFAFEESPDQIARNMRSIGIDLIPHIESGLLSIVAQRPLIYGLEKHLVTIHKEVQAFQPAVVIVDPVNFAAGDNASAVKVMLTRLVDFLKTSGITAFMTYLTEGGTALEATEVGISSILDVWLQVRDIELSGERNRGLFVLKARGMSHSNQIREFTLDSDGIHLANVYLGPAGMLTGSARVAQEASERDAELRRKDESRHKVAQLERKRRVMEARIAALRAEFEAEETEASAGLAYDAEAAERITSDRAEMGHSRGANGTASRQRKK